One Pleurocapsa sp. PCC 7327 DNA segment encodes these proteins:
- a CDS encoding DUF4265 domain-containing protein gives MSGISSGENLYEIVDIFGDLLNSCPAPFEIALHDIVEALPNENGELYITRIVKRSGYKVLRLMSIASSTCYTNLYQGELAKQFCKKLIELGCLSLISMASFWIVHIPSYVDPQTVLNYIKDAQIPLAVVE, from the coding sequence TTGAGTGGTATTTCGAGCGGCGAGAATTTATACGAGATAGTAGACATTTTTGGGGATTTATTAAACTCTTGTCCCGCTCCTTTTGAAATTGCTTTGCACGATATTGTAGAAGCCCTACCAAACGAAAACGGAGAACTTTACATCACTCGAATAGTTAAGAGATCGGGATATAAAGTACTTCGATTAATGTCTATAGCGTCCTCTACTTGTTATACTAACCTTTATCAAGGAGAACTAGCGAAGCAATTCTGCAAGAAACTAATAGAACTAGGTTGTTTGTCTTTAATCTCAATGGCATCTTTTTGGATTGTTCACATACCATCTTATGTCGATCCGCAAACCGTTCTGAACTACATCAAAGATGCACAAATACCATTAGCTGTAGTAGAATAG
- the gatA gene encoding Asp-tRNA(Asn)/Glu-tRNA(Gln) amidotransferase subunit GatA, translating to MASIRELHQQLVKKERSATEITTEVLERIEVLEPKLHSFLRVTAEQALETAKKVDAKIAAGEEIGMLEGIPVGIKDNICTQGIPTTCASRILENFIPPYESTVTQKLKDAGAVMVGKTNLDEFAMGGSTENSAYYRTANPWDLERVPGGSSGGSAAAVAAEECVVALGSDTGGSIRQPASLCGVVGLKPTYGLVSRFGLVAFASSLDQIGPFARTVEDAAILLGAIAGYDPKDSTSLKVEIPNYTQFLKPDLSGLKIGVIQETFGEGLDPTVAETVNNAIEQLKTLGAEIVEVSCPRFRYGVSAYYIIAPSEASANLARYDAVRYGIRENSDTLLSMYTKTRAIGFGKEVKRRIMLGTYALSAGYYDAYYLKAQKVRTLIKQDFETAFERVDVLICPTSPTTAFKAGEKTEDPLSMYLLDLMTIPVNLAGLPGISVPCGFDAQGLPIGMQLIANVLREDLLFQVAYAYEQSTDWHTRKTPL from the coding sequence ATGGCATCCATCCGCGAATTACATCAACAATTAGTCAAAAAAGAACGCTCGGCAACAGAAATTACAACTGAAGTCCTAGAACGCATTGAAGTACTAGAACCCAAATTACACAGTTTTTTGAGAGTTACAGCCGAGCAAGCCCTAGAAACCGCCAAGAAAGTGGATGCTAAAATTGCGGCAGGAGAAGAAATCGGAATGCTCGAAGGAATTCCTGTCGGCATCAAAGACAACATATGTACCCAAGGAATTCCCACAACTTGCGCCTCGCGGATCTTAGAGAATTTTATTCCTCCCTATGAGTCTACTGTCACTCAAAAATTAAAAGATGCCGGGGCAGTTATGGTGGGAAAAACCAATCTCGATGAATTTGCTATGGGAGGTTCCACCGAAAACTCCGCCTATTATAGAACAGCCAACCCGTGGGATCTAGAGCGGGTTCCAGGGGGATCTTCCGGCGGTTCTGCCGCAGCCGTAGCCGCCGAAGAATGCGTCGTAGCCTTGGGTTCGGATACCGGAGGATCGATTCGTCAACCCGCTTCTCTGTGCGGGGTCGTAGGATTGAAACCCACTTACGGATTGGTTTCGCGCTTTGGGTTAGTTGCTTTTGCGTCTTCGTTGGATCAAATCGGTCCTTTTGCTAGAACCGTAGAAGATGCCGCAATTTTACTCGGCGCGATCGCGGGGTACGATCCCAAAGATTCTACTAGCCTCAAGGTAGAAATCCCTAACTATACTCAATTCCTCAAACCAGACTTGTCTGGCTTAAAAATCGGGGTGATTCAAGAAACTTTTGGAGAAGGATTGGATCCGACTGTTGCAGAGACGGTCAACAACGCAATAGAACAACTCAAAACACTAGGAGCGGAGATTGTTGAGGTTTCCTGTCCTCGATTCCGCTACGGCGTTTCTGCTTACTATATCATTGCTCCCTCAGAAGCTTCGGCAAATCTAGCGCGTTACGATGCGGTCAGATATGGCATTCGAGAAAATAGCGATACGCTGCTATCAATGTATACGAAAACCCGCGCTATTGGTTTTGGGAAAGAAGTTAAGCGACGGATTATGTTGGGAACTTATGCACTCTCTGCGGGATACTACGATGCCTATTATCTGAAAGCGCAAAAAGTTCGCACTCTGATTAAACAAGACTTTGAGACGGCTTTTGAACGAGTAGACGTGTTAATTTGCCCCACCTCGCCAACGACTGCTTTCAAAGCTGGAGAAAAAACAGAAGATCCCCTGAGCATGTATTTATTGGACTTGATGACCATTCCGGTGAATTTGGCAGGTTTGCCGGGAATAAGCGTGCCTTGTGGATTCGACGCACAGGGATTGCCGATTGGCATGCAGTTAATCGCTAATGTTCTGCGAGAAGATTTGCTCTTTCAAGTTGCCTATGCTTACGAGCAATCCACCGATTGGCACACCAGAAAAACACCACTTTAA
- a CDS encoding fatty acid desaturase yields the protein MTADARWHVERRKKILEEHPQIKQYFGNYPWSIAAIAILVALQWFVAWLVSDLSWWMVGFVSFFVGQFILHSLTTFIHEAAHNLILKGRVGSVITLLLIELGTLSFGYSLKYVSRHNFSHHKHLNDYIKDYEWWDKKRADFLSDRVSWRAVEAFLHLFPGGSVFTDLIVSSMVSSDSDRQIKGAKKSKSVAVLLIATTLILYALAWGLIGWKASLYFFWTVSIMVGYWGITFSGQSISEHNIYHQGKTYSTYHWSNILFFNTGYHDEHHTFPEVPWVHLPKIKQIAPEYFTNDSPYSYFQWWWQWARSVFAPVRYHRYSP from the coding sequence ATGACCGCCGATGCTCGCTGGCACGTTGAAAGACGCAAAAAAATTCTGGAAGAACATCCTCAAATAAAACAGTATTTTGGTAACTATCCTTGGTCGATCGCTGCGATCGCAATTCTCGTCGCCCTTCAATGGTTTGTCGCGTGGCTGGTCAGCGACTTATCTTGGTGGATGGTAGGTTTTGTCTCTTTTTTTGTCGGGCAGTTTATCCTACATTCGCTGACGACCTTCATTCATGAAGCTGCCCACAATCTCATCCTCAAAGGCAGGGTTGGTTCCGTTATTACTTTGCTCTTAATCGAACTGGGAACGCTTTCCTTCGGCTATTCACTGAAATACGTTTCCAGGCACAATTTTTCTCATCATAAGCATTTAAATGATTATATCAAAGATTACGAGTGGTGGGATAAAAAACGGGCTGACTTCTTGAGCGATCGGGTTTCTTGGCGAGCAGTCGAAGCCTTCTTGCATCTCTTTCCCGGCGGTTCAGTTTTCACCGACCTCATCGTTTCTAGCATGGTTTCATCCGATAGCGATCGCCAAATCAAGGGAGCGAAGAAGTCAAAATCTGTCGCTGTATTATTAATCGCAACTACTCTCATTCTCTATGCCTTAGCGTGGGGGCTGATTGGGTGGAAAGCTTCGCTGTATTTCTTTTGGACTGTATCCATTATGGTTGGGTATTGGGGAATAACATTTAGCGGACAATCAATTAGCGAACACAACATTTACCACCAAGGCAAGACCTATTCCACTTATCATTGGAGCAATATCCTATTTTTCAACACGGGATACCACGACGAGCACCATACCTTTCCCGAGGTGCCGTGGGTACATCTTCCCAAGATTAAGCAAATTGCTCCAGAATATTTTACCAACGATAGCCCCTACTCCTATTTCCAGTGGTGGTGGCAATGGGCAAGATCGGTTTTCGCTCCCGTTCGTTACCATCGCTACTCGCCTTAA
- a CDS encoding DUF5132 domain-containing protein: MAFLKLDVGDLVEDFGLPGLVIGAGVLLLAPIAGPAWTKVGKPIAKTAIKGGIVAYEKSKGVFSEVREAFEDIVAESQAELAEAAEQKTITVKAHSEAG; this comes from the coding sequence ATGGCTTTTTTGAAACTCGATGTCGGCGATCTCGTAGAAGACTTCGGTCTTCCCGGTCTCGTTATTGGTGCTGGTGTATTACTTCTTGCCCCAATTGCCGGGCCTGCTTGGACAAAGGTAGGCAAACCGATCGCTAAAACAGCGATCAAAGGGGGAATTGTTGCCTATGAAAAAAGCAAAGGTGTTTTCTCAGAAGTACGAGAAGCTTTTGAAGACATCGTTGCCGAAAGTCAAGCCGAACTTGCTGAAGCAGCCGAGCAAAAGACGATAACAGTCAAAGCTCATTCGGAAGCTGGTTAA
- a CDS encoding HhoA/HhoB/HtrA family serine endopeptidase yields MNKPITYLLLPLLSIAVGSLSGCTIDWGRENRPAIAPSPTVEQPENQSDRSLTPTADDTNFVVAVVEKVQPAVVQINTSRTVRTQVPSLPEEFNDPFFRRFFGDRFPTQTQERVVRGIGSGFIINSQGQILTNAHVVSDADTVTVTFSDGRTVDGKVLGKDPVTDIAVVQIPGDNLPVVELANSDSVRPGQWAIAIGNPLGLQETVTVGVVSATERSASALGISDGRIGFIQTDAAINPGNSGGPLLNARGQVIGINTAIVGGAQGIGFAIPINTAQRIAQEIISTGKAEHPYLGIEMLPITPELKQQINSAPNSDIRIEADRGLLIARVVPNSPAARAGLRAGDVIQSVGNRPVANADELIRTLEQNGVGNNLPIEVLRNGQTVQVTVRPEPLPPLAKP; encoded by the coding sequence ATGAACAAACCAATAACTTACCTGCTGCTACCTTTGCTTAGCATCGCAGTAGGAAGTTTGAGCGGTTGCACGATAGATTGGGGAAGAGAAAATCGTCCGGCGATCGCTCCCTCTCCAACAGTCGAGCAGCCAGAAAATCAAAGCGATCGATCCCTAACACCAACGGCTGACGATACCAACTTTGTGGTTGCAGTTGTCGAAAAAGTACAACCTGCGGTGGTTCAAATTAATACTTCCCGAACTGTCAGAACTCAAGTCCCGTCGCTGCCGGAAGAATTTAACGATCCCTTCTTCAGGCGATTTTTTGGAGACAGATTCCCCACGCAGACTCAAGAGAGAGTAGTGCGCGGTATTGGGTCTGGCTTTATCATTAATTCCCAGGGTCAGATTCTCACGAATGCTCATGTTGTTAGCGATGCCGATACAGTAACGGTAACGTTTTCCGACGGTCGCACGGTTGATGGCAAAGTGCTGGGAAAAGACCCCGTAACCGATATTGCCGTCGTGCAAATTCCTGGTGATAATCTGCCAGTAGTGGAATTAGCTAATTCCGATTCTGTACGACCGGGACAGTGGGCGATCGCGATCGGCAATCCTTTGGGTTTGCAAGAAACCGTCACAGTCGGCGTTGTCAGTGCAACAGAACGCTCTGCTAGCGCTCTAGGGATTTCCGACGGACGGATTGGCTTTATTCAAACCGATGCTGCTATTAATCCTGGAAACTCCGGCGGACCATTGCTCAATGCTCGCGGACAAGTCATTGGCATCAACACGGCGATTGTTGGCGGCGCACAAGGGATCGGCTTCGCTATTCCAATCAACACCGCTCAAAGAATAGCCCAAGAGATAATCTCGACGGGGAAAGCGGAACATCCTTATTTAGGAATAGAGATGTTACCCATAACACCCGAACTAAAACAACAAATCAACAGCGCGCCCAACAGCGATATCCGTATCGAGGCGGATAGAGGTCTTCTGATTGCCCGCGTCGTTCCTAATTCTCCAGCCGCTAGAGCTGGACTACGAGCAGGAGATGTCATCCAATCGGTCGGCAATCGTCCCGTGGCTAATGCTGACGAGCTTATACGGACTCTCGAGCAGAATGGCGTAGGTAACAACTTGCCAATTGAAGTATTGCGCAACGGGCAGACCGTGCAAGTAACAGTACGACCCGAACCGCTGCCACCGCTAGCCAAACCCTAG
- a CDS encoding DNA double-strand break repair nuclease NurA encodes MLDLAKLAGQIPGISQHFKKEVAASRQRLERAQALLLETQTKQEELIELHQKWRDRLIFSVAIPVEPFDTRITITPPPDRYSVFATDGSQIAPSHHEIAYCYLINVGRVMLHYGQNLHPLIDSIPEVYYKPEDLYVSKQWGIRTEEWMGYRRAVLETQMLAEIACRWVKPPGAHSDPNLALVDGSLIYWFLDGLPLEARDRILLPILEAWEQLRETKIPLMGYLSASRSTEAVNFLRLQACPHESPNCLANCTDLEEDRTPCQIIDPLRDATLWAYILEPGQRGPLWRSSLRILDLYGDSLKVYFCYVNVGTEIARIEVPAWVAEDSELFERSLGIMLAQVSKGYGYPISLAEAHNQAVVRGGDRARFFALLEQQMIRAGMKNVGVSYKETRKRGSIA; translated from the coding sequence ATGCTCGATCTCGCCAAACTTGCCGGACAAATTCCTGGAATTAGCCAACACTTTAAAAAAGAAGTCGCTGCAAGTCGCCAACGATTGGAACGCGCCCAGGCATTATTACTAGAAACGCAGACAAAACAAGAGGAATTAATCGAACTGCACCAAAAATGGCGCGATCGCTTGATTTTCTCCGTCGCCATCCCCGTCGAACCTTTTGACACTCGCATTACCATTACCCCTCCCCCCGACCGTTACAGCGTCTTTGCTACCGATGGTTCGCAAATAGCCCCCTCTCATCACGAAATCGCCTATTGCTATTTAATCAATGTCGGTCGGGTCATGCTGCACTACGGGCAAAACTTGCATCCGCTAATCGATAGCATCCCCGAAGTGTACTACAAACCAGAAGACCTTTACGTCTCCAAACAATGGGGAATTCGTACCGAGGAATGGATGGGATATCGGCGTGCGGTTTTAGAGACGCAAATGCTAGCAGAAATTGCTTGTCGCTGGGTAAAACCGCCGGGGGCGCATTCCGATCCCAACCTCGCTTTAGTTGACGGGTCTTTGATTTACTGGTTCTTAGACGGGCTGCCCTTGGAGGCGCGCGATCGCATTTTATTACCTATCCTGGAAGCATGGGAACAGTTGCGAGAAACGAAAATTCCCTTAATGGGCTATCTGAGTGCCTCTCGCAGTACCGAAGCCGTTAACTTTCTGCGCCTGCAAGCTTGTCCTCACGAGAGTCCTAACTGCCTCGCCAACTGTACCGATCTCGAAGAAGATCGCACGCCTTGTCAAATCATCGATCCCCTGCGGGATGCGACCCTGTGGGCATATATACTAGAACCCGGACAGCGAGGTCCCCTGTGGCGCAGTTCCTTGAGAATTCTGGATTTGTATGGCGACTCGCTGAAGGTGTATTTTTGCTATGTCAATGTCGGAACGGAAATTGCTCGCATTGAAGTTCCTGCCTGGGTTGCAGAAGACTCGGAACTGTTCGAGCGATCGCTGGGGATTATGCTAGCGCAGGTGAGCAAGGGATATGGCTATCCGATTTCCCTAGCAGAGGCACACAATCAGGCAGTGGTTAGAGGCGGCGATCGCGCCCGTTTTTTTGCTTTACTCGAACAACAGATGATTCGGGCGGGAATGAAGAATGTAGGAGTCTCTTATAAGGAAACTCGCAAGCGAGGCAGTATTGCGTGA
- a CDS encoding translocation/assembly module TamB: MTHSSNNQPEPNSNRRLWLLLLSRTSLAIGGILLVAIAGGAWWAWIFIHERLAPLVERDLKQLLGRPVEIGEIEHVSLNSLRFNCASIPATPTDPDRLVTKAVEVRFDLWQVVLNRTLPLNVTLIEPEIYLEQAKDGRWVETEIQTQEGEEDLIEIDLQTIQVQNADLVLVPTPEPGRPQGSVAIAQVNGIARLLEQGNRIQFEVSGQPTRGGKVAITGETRPDIEQTDLAIQGQNVLASDVRRLVDLPVDPFGGRADANLIVQLQPDPEDPIILGRVSLNNVTVQIENLPQAFSNTQGRLLFQAGQNIVLENVSTRYGRIPVRVEGVINPLKGYNLSGNVQAVSVKNVLDTLDVDLPFPMAGTVRADLRLQGAISSGSASRIARPILTGTVSTIQTATVDRVEFSNIRTRFRLVPEQLIFVSIQGTPTVGGQVTGSGRLNLEGQNELVLNFQARNVPGNAIARAYGTSPPFTIGNVSGTAQVAGTPGNIQTLAQLRAPEATYPGTAQVVITNEGTTLIRDAIFQVAGGRVTGNGQIVEGQFQAVVNASGVALNQFSQDLRGRFSANLRLEGTSFAPSDIRAQGRVGFSQGLAIIERPITAQVRWNGQRIIVQNATAPGFNANGTVAVRLEEAEVPQIVGFNLKVRAEDYNLPDLGLNLPGNTVLAGAADFTGRITGSPDAPNAVGAIQLQNLRVNDLAFELLLSGRLNYQAGQRTELQVAGRQDRIAFVLDPENRPTQFFVRRDEAVAVGRTKDENLIVNLEDFPIAVLRNAIPGDVLQNIEPIAGDISGNLAIDLAEDIAESTVVADIAIARPRVGRIAADAFRGRIRYEDGDLTVREAQLQRGESRIALTGDLQAGQGFQFQINLERAKIENILQTLGLFDYQDIVTGLEPTELAGAEILQNLSVGLPNAPVLDRLRRFSEIQALLARQRQRRQEPTIPALAELNGIINGNLTVSGSLEPGLQPAFNVSFDLLGQDWLWGEYTIDEVVAQGAYDNDILTLQPLRVDLGEALVAFTGQLGQGQLAGQVRVEELPMALIEPFLSEFPVQVAGRVNALAILAGSLENPSATGEIALIDGTVNNRSIESAQLDFNYNNARLNFDSTVLVAQTRQPVAITGSIPVALPFASVEPDSDRISLQANVRDEGLALLNLFTDAVAWVDGQGQVNVAVEGTLNQPIVRGTASVENATFKAQALPQLLTNVTGTVRFNDDRIVVEGIQARYDDEPLSAEGVLPIFATQAAQQLAATNPLTVSLEDLNVNLEGLYQGGVSGNVVITGTALSPDIGGKIILRNGQIAIAAAGGEKTSTPATNLEAIESLAVGDTTPAPSLPIEFADLQLILDEDVRVTVQPILDFEVEGDLTIGGTLNNPRPVGTVSLVGGQVNLFTTQFTLDSGYEQTARFTPQGGLDPILDIQLVTTVPEVRGGRIIVAPSDPFLSSEIRDIPATGLRSVSTVRVQATARGPASELEENLELTSDPPRSETEIVALLGGSFVNALSAGQADPAQGLATIAGTTLFNYLQRNFGELSNAIGISEFRLFPTIVTDSTENTSVLGLAAEVVFDITNKISFSVSTVFAADEPLRYNGIYRISDQVRVRASTNFAGESRALVEYESRF; the protein is encoded by the coding sequence ATGACTCACTCCTCTAATAACCAACCCGAACCCAATTCTAATCGGCGTTTGTGGCTTCTTCTCTTAAGCCGTACCAGTCTTGCGATCGGGGGAATTTTGCTAGTGGCGATCGCGGGAGGCGCTTGGTGGGCATGGATATTTATCCACGAAAGACTAGCACCGCTAGTAGAAAGAGATCTCAAGCAATTGCTCGGAAGACCCGTAGAAATCGGGGAAATTGAGCATGTTTCTTTAAATAGTCTGCGATTTAACTGTGCATCTATCCCTGCCACTCCTACCGATCCGGATCGCTTAGTAACCAAGGCAGTAGAAGTCAGGTTTGACCTCTGGCAGGTCGTTCTAAACCGAACCTTGCCGCTTAATGTCACGCTAATCGAGCCTGAAATTTACCTCGAACAGGCAAAAGACGGTCGCTGGGTTGAGACGGAAATTCAGACCCAAGAAGGGGAGGAAGATCTCATTGAGATTGACTTGCAGACGATTCAGGTTCAAAATGCCGACCTAGTGTTAGTACCAACTCCCGAACCCGGTAGACCACAAGGTTCGGTTGCGATCGCGCAAGTCAATGGAATTGCTCGATTGCTCGAACAAGGCAATCGCATTCAGTTTGAAGTTAGCGGTCAACCCACCAGAGGAGGCAAAGTCGCCATCACTGGAGAAACGCGCCCCGATATCGAACAAACCGACCTCGCCATCCAAGGGCAAAATGTTCTCGCAAGCGATGTCAGGCGATTAGTCGATTTGCCCGTTGACCCGTTTGGGGGTCGTGCCGACGCTAACTTAATCGTACAATTACAACCCGACCCAGAAGACCCCATAATTCTGGGTCGGGTAAGCTTGAATAACGTCACTGTCCAAATTGAAAATCTTCCCCAAGCATTCAGCAATACTCAAGGGAGACTGCTATTCCAAGCAGGTCAGAATATAGTCCTAGAAAATGTTTCTACGCGCTATGGCAGAATTCCGGTTCGAGTTGAGGGGGTCATCAATCCCCTCAAGGGTTATAACCTCTCAGGTAACGTACAAGCCGTTAGCGTCAAAAACGTTTTGGATACTTTGGATGTCGATCTGCCATTTCCTATGGCTGGAACGGTTAGAGCCGATCTTCGTTTGCAAGGCGCGATTTCCTCCGGAAGCGCTTCGCGGATCGCACGACCGATTTTAACCGGAACCGTTAGCACGATCCAAACCGCGACCGTCGATCGCGTTGAATTTAGTAACATTCGCACTCGCTTTCGCCTGGTGCCGGAGCAGCTTATCTTTGTTAGCATTCAAGGGACTCCTACCGTAGGAGGTCAGGTAACTGGCAGCGGTCGGCTTAACCTAGAAGGTCAAAATGAACTCGTTTTGAATTTTCAAGCGAGGAATGTTCCAGGAAACGCGATCGCGCGGGCGTATGGCACCTCACCCCCGTTTACTATCGGCAATGTATCGGGAACGGCACAGGTTGCGGGAACTCCTGGCAACATACAAACTCTAGCCCAATTGCGAGCGCCCGAAGCCACCTATCCCGGCACGGCGCAAGTTGTTATTACTAATGAGGGAACTACTCTGATCCGGGATGCGATTTTCCAAGTGGCAGGCGGTAGAGTGACAGGTAACGGTCAAATTGTCGAGGGTCAGTTTCAAGCCGTCGTCAATGCTTCTGGCGTAGCACTCAACCAGTTTTCTCAGGATTTGCGGGGGCGATTTAGCGCTAATCTGCGTTTAGAAGGAACTTCATTCGCTCCCTCAGACATTCGAGCGCAAGGACGGGTGGGCTTTTCCCAAGGATTAGCTATAATCGAGCGACCCATAACGGCACAAGTTAGGTGGAACGGTCAGCGGATTATTGTTCAAAACGCAACTGCGCCAGGATTTAATGCCAATGGAACGGTCGCCGTTCGGTTGGAGGAAGCTGAAGTCCCTCAAATCGTAGGATTCAATCTTAAGGTACGAGCAGAAGATTACAACCTGCCAGACCTTGGATTGAACCTTCCTGGAAATACAGTGCTGGCAGGTGCCGCAGATTTTACAGGACGGATAACGGGATCTCCAGACGCTCCCAATGCCGTTGGAGCGATTCAGCTACAAAATCTAAGAGTCAACGATTTAGCATTCGAGCTCCTATTATCAGGAAGATTAAATTATCAAGCAGGACAGCGCACGGAACTCCAGGTAGCCGGAAGGCAAGATCGAATTGCCTTCGTTCTCGACCCCGAAAATCGCCCGACTCAATTCTTTGTCCGACGGGATGAAGCGGTGGCAGTTGGCAGAACTAAAGACGAAAATCTAATTGTCAATCTCGAAGACTTTCCCATAGCGGTACTCAGGAACGCGATCCCTGGCGATGTTTTACAGAACATCGAACCGATTGCTGGGGATATCTCCGGGAACTTAGCTATCGATTTAGCTGAGGATATAGCCGAGTCTACCGTTGTAGCAGATATCGCGATCGCGCGACCCAGAGTTGGCAGAATTGCGGCTGACGCATTCCGAGGGCGCATCCGTTATGAAGATGGCGATTTGACGGTGAGAGAGGCTCAATTGCAACGGGGTGAGAGCCGTATCGCTCTAACTGGCGATTTGCAGGCTGGGCAAGGCTTTCAATTTCAAATTAACTTAGAGCGAGCCAAAATCGAAAATATCTTACAAACGCTAGGTTTATTCGATTATCAAGATATAGTAACCGGGTTAGAACCCACAGAACTAGCAGGAGCAGAAATCCTTCAAAATCTGTCTGTCGGTCTGCCTAATGCCCCCGTGCTCGATCGACTGCGTCGTTTCTCGGAAATTCAAGCCCTACTAGCACGACAGCGCCAACGGCGACAAGAGCCAACCATCCCTGCACTGGCAGAATTGAACGGCATCATCAATGGAAATCTTACTGTTTCTGGCTCTCTAGAGCCGGGATTGCAGCCAGCGTTTAATGTCAGTTTCGATCTTCTCGGTCAAGATTGGCTATGGGGCGAATACACGATTGATGAGGTGGTTGCTCAAGGGGCTTATGATAATGATATTTTGACGCTACAACCTCTGCGGGTTGACCTAGGCGAGGCACTCGTGGCTTTTACCGGACAGTTGGGTCAAGGGCAACTAGCGGGGCAGGTGCGAGTAGAAGAACTACCAATGGCACTGATAGAGCCTTTCCTGTCAGAGTTCCCCGTGCAGGTTGCCGGGAGAGTAAACGCACTTGCCATCTTAGCAGGCAGTTTAGAAAATCCCAGTGCCACAGGCGAGATAGCGCTGATTGATGGGACTGTAAATAATCGATCGATTGAATCAGCCCAACTCGACTTTAACTATAACAATGCACGGTTGAATTTTGACAGTACCGTGCTGGTGGCACAGACGCGGCAGCCAGTAGCAATTACAGGCAGCATCCCCGTGGCGTTGCCGTTCGCTTCCGTCGAGCCTGATAGCGATCGCATTAGTCTTCAAGCTAACGTGCGAGATGAAGGCTTGGCACTATTGAATTTATTTACCGATGCAGTCGCTTGGGTAGACGGTCAAGGACAAGTCAACGTAGCAGTTGAGGGAACTTTAAACCAGCCAATAGTGAGGGGAACCGCCTCGGTTGAAAATGCTACCTTTAAAGCCCAGGCTTTACCGCAACTGCTAACGAACGTGACGGGAACGGTACGATTTAACGACGATCGCATTGTTGTTGAAGGCATTCAAGCACGGTACGATGACGAGCCATTGAGCGCTGAGGGCGTTTTGCCTATTTTTGCCACTCAAGCAGCCCAGCAGTTAGCGGCGACTAATCCCCTTACCGTGTCCCTAGAGGATTTGAATGTCAATCTTGAAGGACTTTATCAAGGAGGAGTTAGCGGCAACGTTGTCATTACGGGAACGGCTCTATCGCCGGACATTGGCGGCAAGATTATTTTAAGGAACGGTCAAATCGCGATCGCAGCCGCAGGAGGTGAAAAAACTTCTACTCCAGCTACAAATCTAGAAGCCATAGAATCTCTCGCCGTAGGGGACACAACTCCTGCACCCAGCTTGCCGATAGAGTTTGCAGATTTGCAGCTGATCTTAGATGAGGATGTTCGCGTTACCGTTCAACCCATACTCGACTTTGAGGTAGAGGGCGATCTAACAATCGGTGGCACCTTGAATAATCCTCGTCCCGTAGGAACCGTGAGTTTGGTAGGGGGACAAGTGAATTTATTTACGACTCAATTCACTCTAGATTCGGGCTACGAACAAACGGCAAGATTCACTCCCCAGGGAGGACTCGATCCGATTCTCGATATCCAGCTCGTTACAACTGTACCGGAGGTAAGGGGCGGCAGGATTATTGTTGCCCCTTCAGACCCATTTTTATCTAGCGAGATTAGGGATATTCCCGCAACTGGCTTGAGATCTGTAAGCACTGTTCGCGTACAAGCAACGGCACGAGGACCAGCCAGCGAATTAGAAGAAAATCTAGAGTTAACTAGCGATCCTCCCCGCAGCGAGACAGAAATTGTTGCTCTGTTGGGAGGCTCTTTTGTCAATGCTCTTAGTGCCGGTCAAGCCGATCCCGCCCAAGGACTTGCCACCATCGCTGGTACTACCCTATTTAACTACCTACAAAGAAACTTTGGCGAACTGAGCAATGCGATCGGAATCAGCGAATTTCGTTTATTTCCTACTATTGTGACCGACTCAACTGAAAATACTTCGGTACTCGGTTTAGCGGCAGAGGTAGTATTTGACATTACTAACAAGATCTCTTTCTCGGTGTCAACGGTTTTTGCTGCCGACGAACCCCTCCGTTACAACGGAATTTATCGCATTAGCGACCAAGTTAGAGTACGTGCCTCTACTAATTTTGCTGGCGAGAGTCGGGCGCTAGTCGAGTATGAAAGCAGATTTTAG